The DNA sequence CGCAGGTCTTGCAGGTTCTCTTCGACAGGCTGCTCGGCTTCCATGCGGATTTCGAGCAGCTTGCCCCGGCGGAGCCCGCCGAGGCCGCGGCCCTGCTGCCCGACCCGGAGCAACGCCGCGAACTCATCGAGCTGATGGCGACGATGGAGATGATGTGCCGGCCCATCCCGCCCGCCTTGCAGGCGTCGGTGGACGGCTGGGCGAGGGCGCTCGGCGTGGAGGACAGGACGCTCACCCTCGCGCGCGATCTCGCATGCGACGCGCGGCAGCGCGCCACGGCGGATTTCTACCGGCTGAACTGGATCGGCGACGCCGATCCGCAGCAGGACGAAAGCTTCCGCCAGTCTCTCGAACGCCATGGCGCGCCGGCCTACGCCCTGACCTTCGAGGAGAACCCGCAGGAGCGGGCGCGCTGGGCGCGGCTCGCGGACTGTCCCGAGGCGAGCCTGGGACGGGCGCTCGCGCAATTCTATCAACAGCGCGGCTTCAAGCTTCCCGGAGAGATCGGCGGCGCCAATGCGGCGCTCGCGCAGCACGACTGGGTGCATGTGATCGCCGATTACGACACGACCGCCATCGGCGAGCTCGAGGTGACCGCCTTCATCGCGAGCGCCAGCCGCTCTCCGGGCGCGGTGCTCGGATTCGTCGGCGCGGTCAGTCTCTATGAAACGGGCCTGCTCGAAAGCGTCGTGACGCACAGCTATTCCGCAACGCTGTCGGCGCCCGGCGGCGCGGAGCGCGTCGCGGCGGCCATTTTGAACGGGAAGAGATGCCGCATCGATCCGCTCGTCGGGATCGATTATTTCACCATCGCCGACGAGCCGCTCGACGCCGTTCGCCGCCGCTTCGGCCTCGCGCCCTAGCCCCTCCGACGCCGTCGCCGCATTCTAGCGCTTGGCGCTCATCGAGCCGGTCCCCGTCGATTCATTGCGCGACGATTGGCCGTTGGCGGGCGTCGCCGTGAACATTGCGATGGAATTCGGGCCGATGATCATGGTGAGGCGCGGTCGAAAGGCGCCGGGCGAGCGGAGACCAGCGACGCCCGGACGCGCGCCGTCGCGCCTTGCCGCGCGGGCGGCGTCGCTTAGTTTGACCGCAACGCCGCGCGAACGGGATGCCGGCCATGAAATTCGCTCTCGGATTCATCGTCGCGGTCGTGGTCATCGCGGTCGGCGCGGCGATCACGGCGCTGTTCTACGACGTCGCCGCCTCCGCGCCCGAGCCGGAGGCCGTCTCCTCGATTCTTCACTCCGTCATGAGGCATTCGGTGCAAGCCCGCGCCGCAGCCGCGGGCCGCGAAAGCTGGAGCCCGGCGGAGTTGCAAAAGGGGTTCGAGGAATATGACGAGATGTGCGTCATCTGCCATTCGGCGCCTGGAAAGGAGCGGACGCCCATCAGCAAGGGACTGCAGCCGCAGCCTCCCGACCTTGCCAAGGCCTCGACGCAATGGACGACGGCGCAGCTCTTCTGGATCATCAGCAATGGCGTCAGAATGACGGGGATGCCCGCGTTCGGCCGGACGCACGGCGACGCCGAGATCTGGAACATCGTCGGATTCGTCCGTCTTCTTCCGAAAATCCCGGCGCAGACCTATCGGGACATGGAGAGCCGCGCCGCCGCGACCCGGCGCGAGGAGGAAACCCGTCACGGCAGACCGTGATCTCTCAGGCGCCCGGAACGACCGCGCGCGCGGTTATTTCGGAGGCGTCCATTCCTTGCTCAGCACGCGCCGGACCATTGGTTCGAAGGTCGCCAAGGGCTCGTTTTGATAGTCGGGATCGAAAGAAATCTCATCGTATTTCGCGCAGAACTCGACCGTGCGCGCATAGGCGGGATCGGATTTGAACTGATCGCGCGCATTGGGGTCGAGCCCCAGATGAGACGCATAAAAATAGGTTTGAAACAGCCCGTGCTTTGCAAGCATCCAGCAATTGTCGCGCGAGACGAAGGGGCGCAGGATGGCGGCGATCACCTCGCCATGATTGAAGGGGCCGAGAGGCTCGCAGGCGTCGTGCATCAAGGCGACGACGACATATTCCTCGTCCCTTCCGTCGCGAAGCGCCCGCGTCGCCGTCTGGAGACAGTGATCATATCGGCTGATGTTGTAGGCCGTGTCGTCGCGCAGCGCGCGCAGCACTCCGAAGAGCCGGTCGGGCAGCTTTTCCAGGGTCTGTTCGTGAACATGCCTGAGCGTCTCGAAATCGGCGTCCGTGCCCTGATCCATGCGCGAGAAATGCATTTTTTCCATAAAGCCCTCCCCCTCTGTCATCAGGGCGCGCGGGACGCGCGGTCGTCGGCGATGAACGCGGCGAGCCGCCGCGCCTGATCCGTGAAGAGCTGAAGCTTTCCGACATCGAGGGGATCGCGCAAATACTGCAGCATCAACACGTCTTCCCCGTCCAGAACGGCCGGCCCGACGCCGCAGAAGAAGAAGCCGAGGCCGCGCGCTTTCTCGACGATATGCGGCAGGCCGGGGTCGGCGACGCGCGCCAGCAGTTGCGTCGCGCGGGCGCCGAGGCTGCACACATCCTGAAGGGCCTGCGCGAGCTCCACGCCGGCGTCGAGCCCCACCTCCTCGAATTCTATTTTGCCGTATCCGCGCTGGTCGATCGAGATGCGCGTTTTCGACGCGCCGGCGCGAGGCGATCCGGGCGGGCAGGGCGACGCCGCGACGCCCAGGCTCTCGTAGATGCCCAGCATGATCTCGCGATAGGCTTGCGGCGCGTGAAACGCCCGCTTCGGCGGCTCCGCCAGAAAGCGGAAGGTCAGGAGATAGCTTTGCCGCTGTCCCGCGGTCGGCGGCGGCGCGCCCTTTGGATGCGCCGCCTCCGGAGCCTTGCCGAGCAGGATTGCGCAAACGGGCATTCCCGCCCGCTCGTCGTTGCGCTGGGAGAATGTGTGGAGGGTGACGGGGAGCGCATAGACTCCTGTCAGGCCGAGCTTGCGCGCCTCCTGCGAGAGCCGCTCGGTCATCCGTTCGAGCAGATGGCGCCCGCGATAGGAGTCGAGGACGACCGCTTCGCCGCGTTCGGCGATGACGGCGCCGTTTTCGCGTTCGAGCGCGACATGGCCGATCACCTCGCCCTTTTCGTCCCGCGCCACCACCGGAAGCAGCGCGCCGCTTTCGACCCTGCTCCAGTACCGCTGCGGCGAGAACACTTCCGTATGAACGTAATTGTGGCCGTAGATCGCAAGGAAGCATCTGGCGATGGCGGCGGCGTCCTCGCGCCGGGGCAGATCGATCGAGACGTCCCCTGCGGGCGGCGCCTCGGCCGGCGGCGGCGCGGTCGCCGGATCGAACGAAACGGGCGCTTCGCTCTCCGCCTCCAGGCCGCGATGAAAGCTCGCCTCGAAACCGTCGACGCCGCGCTCGCGGACCGAAAGCCCCGCGTCCCGCCGCGCCAGATCGCCGAGCGCGCCCGCGATCGACGAAAAGCGCGCATGTCCCTTGAGCCGAATCCGGCAGCGCAGGTCGCGGCGGGACGAAGACACGTCGATGTCCGCGATGTCGTGACCCGACGCGAGCGCGCACAGGGCCGTGAAGGCGCAGAGCGCATCCTCCGCCAGGAGACTTGCGACCGACGGCGGCGCGCCCTCCAGCAGGGCGGCCTCCCGCACGAAGGCGCGAAGCAGCTCGCCGCGGCTCCTCTCCAGCGAAATCCGGATTTCACAGGGACGGGGATCGGTCTTCTTCATGTGCGGCTTCTCTCGCGCCCGACGCGCCGGCCTCACGCCAGCCGGGCGCAGACTAAAGCCTTTTGCGATCGGACCGAACCGGTTTCACGCGCTCTCGCGATACAGCAGCAGGACGGCGCCGGCCGCGATGAAGGCGACGGGCCAGACGAGGCCGGCGACCCGGCCGAGCGCCGGGGAGGGCAGGCGCAGCTCCAGCCAGCGCGCCGCCGCCGCGATCACGCCGAGCAGGGCGACGGGCGTGTGGCTGATCTCGACCAGCACCTCCTGCTTGTCGCCGCTGTGGCCGTAATGGGTCAGAAGCAGCGCCGCCGCCCCGGCGATCGTCAGCGGAAAGATGAACGACGGCCACGCCGCGCGAAACTTTTTCGCCTGCGCGCGCCATTCCACCAGGGCGAGCGCCGCGACGAGCGCGATCATGAGCTTGTGCTGCGCGATGCGCGGATTGGCGAGGCTTTCGAAAAAGCCCGTGGGGCCGAGCGGCCAGGCGTCTTCATCCGCGACGATGAAGAGATAGGCGGCGAGCGCGAGAAACAGCAACGGCCAGCGCCGCCCGAGGCGCCCGAGACGCCCGGACCGGGAAACGAGCGCGACCAGTCCCGTCGCGACGACGAAGAGCGCCGCATAATGATGATGGGCCTCCGACCAGGCGATGTCGAAGGGGCTGCGCGCCGTCTCGTCCTCGAAGACGTCGCCCCCGGCCGCCGACGCGGGCGAGGGTCCGCGAAGGCCGTCGGCCGCGAGCGGCGGCGGGGCGGGGCTCGCGAGCCGCGGCCAGGCGAGTTCGAAGCGTTTCGATATTTCGGACGCATCGGGCCGCGCGGCGCGCGTGTCCGCGGCGAGCGGCGACGAGGCGAGCGCCACCGCGCAGAGAATGGCGATGACGCCGACGCCGACCTCCGCTTCCGCGAGAACGGGAAGGCTGCGGAGGGCCGCGCATCCGTCGCGGCGTTGCCTGCGCACGGCGTGAAGATTGACCGCGCCCATGCACAGCAGAAGGGCGAGCAGCACGGCCTTCGCGCCGAGCAGCAGGCCGTAGGTCGTTTGATAAAGCCCCTCGGGCGTTCCCACATAAGGGACGGACATGAAGACGCCGGTCGCGACGAGAAGCGCGACGGCGGCGAGGGACACGAGCGAAAAACGCGCCGCCACGGCTGCGCGCTGGCCGCGATCCTCCAGCATCCGAAGCGAGGCGATGAAATAGGGAACGCCGCCGATCCAGGCCGCGAGCGCGAAGAGATGCAGCGTCTCCGCCGCGAGCAGCGCCGCGGCGGGCTGCGACCGGCTCGCGGCGTGCGTCACGCCCGCATGGGCGCCGACGAGAACGACGGACAGCAGAACGAGCGCCGCCGTCGCGCCGGAGGCGCGGCGCGCCACAGAGGCGAGCGCAAGGGCGGCGCAGGCGGACAGGAGATCGAAGATCACGGCGTCGGCGCTCATCGCCGTTGCGAGGTCCGCGCCCGTCGAGCCCATGAGAAAGGCCGTCAGCGCGACGGCCGTCAGCGCCTGCCCCAGGCACAGGACGAGGGCCGAAGAGACGAGGACGCGCCGGCAGAAGCGCCACAGACCGACGCGCCCCGACGCCGGCCCCTCGAGAGGCGCGAGCATGAACGGCAGATAGAGCGCGCCGCCGACCGCAACCGTTTGCGCGACCATCGAGACGCCGCGCAAGATCCAGTCGGCCATGCCGTAGATGGAGAGAAACGCCTGCATTCTCATCGCCCCACCTGAAATGCGACGTCGCCCCGGCTGGCGTGGCCGTCGACGCCCAGGACTTGCCAATGAAG is a window from the Methylocystis sp. IM3 genome containing:
- a CDS encoding HD domain-containing protein, which encodes MEKMHFSRMDQGTDADFETLRHVHEQTLEKLPDRLFGVLRALRDDTAYNISRYDHCLQTATRALRDGRDEEYVVVALMHDACEPLGPFNHGEVIAAILRPFVSRDNCWMLAKHGLFQTYFYASHLGLDPNARDQFKSDPAYARTVEFCAKYDEISFDPDYQNEPLATFEPMVRRVLSKEWTPPK
- a CDS encoding copper resistance D family protein, whose protein sequence is MQAFLSIYGMADWILRGVSMVAQTVAVGGALYLPFMLAPLEGPASGRVGLWRFCRRVLVSSALVLCLGQALTAVALTAFLMGSTGADLATAMSADAVIFDLLSACAALALASVARRASGATAALVLLSVVLVGAHAGVTHAASRSQPAAALLAAETLHLFALAAWIGGVPYFIASLRMLEDRGQRAAVAARFSLVSLAAVALLVATGVFMSVPYVGTPEGLYQTTYGLLLGAKAVLLALLLCMGAVNLHAVRRQRRDGCAALRSLPVLAEAEVGVGVIAILCAVALASSPLAADTRAARPDASEISKRFELAWPRLASPAPPPLAADGLRGPSPASAAGGDVFEDETARSPFDIAWSEAHHHYAALFVVATGLVALVSRSGRLGRLGRRWPLLFLALAAYLFIVADEDAWPLGPTGFFESLANPRIAQHKLMIALVAALALVEWRAQAKKFRAAWPSFIFPLTIAGAAALLLTHYGHSGDKQEVLVEISHTPVALLGVIAAAARWLELRLPSPALGRVAGLVWPVAFIAAGAVLLLYRESA
- a CDS encoding c-type cytochrome → MKFALGFIVAVVVIAVGAAITALFYDVAASAPEPEAVSSILHSVMRHSVQARAAAAGRESWSPAELQKGFEEYDEMCVICHSAPGKERTPISKGLQPQPPDLAKASTQWTTAQLFWIISNGVRMTGMPAFGRTHGDAEIWNIVGFVRLLPKIPAQTYRDMESRAAATRREEETRHGRP